Part of the Saccharospirillaceae bacterium genome, AAAGCTCACCTCGTGCACGACCTTTCCGCTTTCATCATTTGGCGTGGTAAACATATCAACCCGGGCGTTGGTTTTATCCAACTGAATATGACTGAACCCCCAAACCATTCCTTTTAGCCACAACTCACGGTACGTTGGATTATTAGCTTTTTGCCACTGCTGAAACGTCGTATGAATGGCGCGCTGTTTTGCTGCGGCACCGGAAATGATCAACGGCAGTGATTTTGCTTCCTCCCCTTGTTCACCCTGACACGTATCCAGATGGACCTCCAGGTCATGTTCATGACCAGCAAAGTACATGTCTGCATACTCGCACAAAGACGGTAATAACAACCGGCGCAGAACTTTAGCTTCTTCAAACTTACTGCCACCGGATGACCAGACCGTGTGATGTCCCATCACAATTTTCCAGTCCGCGTCGGACGCTGCTAATTGATCATCTAACCACTGCAATTGCCGACTGTCGGCCTTGGTCGGCTTTTCCCAACTTTCCGGCTGATTCAGTTCAGTATGTTGTTTTGGGCTGCCATCCGGATTCAGTTGATCATCAAGGACATTCTGTCCTTTTAATAACAGGTTGGTATCCAGAACAAAAAATTCAGCCGTTAGCTCACCCTGCTGACGCTTAAACGTAAAGTAGCCGGGTTGCTGCATGGTGATTTTTGTATCGTGGCGTTGAGCATAATCAACCTGGGCATTGCGTCCGAGGCGTGATGTATTCCAGTCATGATTACCTAACGCCGCGTATAACTTAAAGTCTTCAACGCCGGCACCGAGGGATTTATAAGGCTGCTCAAATATTTTATAAAAACGCTCATCATCGTTTTTTCCATCCGCACCATCCGGGTAGATATTGTCACCCAGCATAATCCCAAACTCACATACTGCCCGCTGACAGAAACGGGTCATCGCTTTTGCTGTTGCATGCAGACCCGTGCGTTCGACGGCAAACTGACCGCCTGGTAATAAGTACATGGGTGGCGCAATAAAGTCTTTTTTCGGACGGTATTGTTTCAGCCACTTCTTCAACTTTGCAGCCTGAAACTTCGCTGGTGTTTGTGGATTTTTCTGCAGTTTGGTCTTCAGGTAATCATAATGATAACCACTGTCACCAAAGGCAAGAAACTGAATTTTATCAGCCTGATGATCTCTGCAAGAATTGACTGAGCATGCTGACAGCGAGGCAGCACAAGCTAAGGACACGAATAAGTTGAGCGGCTTCATCACTTTCACACCTGAATTTAAAACGGGCGTTATTGTGAAAAATTAATGGACTTTTGATCAGGGTCAAAACAGATCAGATACAGAAAACCGATGATCGGTTAAAGAACAGATATAAAAAACCCGACATCGCAAAACGATGCCGGGTTTTTCTGAAATTCAGTAATTAAGGATTAAGGATTAATTACTTAGCTTCTTTAGCTGCTTTTGCTTCTGCCATTACAGTTTCTGCAATGTTCATTGGGCAAGGCATGTAGTGGCTGAATTCCATAGAGAACTGACCACGACCAGAAGTGATGGTACGCAGGTGACCAATGTAGCCGAACATTTCGGACAGTGGTACGTCTGCTTTAATGCGAACACCTGTTACGCCAGCTTCCTGGTCTTTGATCATGCCGCGACGACGGTTCAGGTCACCGATCACATCACCCACATTGTCTTCTGGAGTGAATACGTCAACCTTCATGATTGGTTCCAGCAGCTGTGCGCCTGCTTTCGGCATAGACTGACGGAAAGCACCTTTTGCAGCGATTTCGAATGCGACTGCAGAGGAGTCAACCGCGTGGTAACCACCGTCGTTCACGTCGATTTCAACGTCCAGTACCGGGAAGCCAGCCAGTGGGCCTTCAGCCATCATAGCCTTGAAGCCTTTTTCGATTGCTGGGAAGAATTCCTTAGGAACGTTACCACCAACAACAGACGTGCTGAATACGAAACCAGAACCTGGCTCACCTGGCTTCATGGTGTAGTCAATCTTACCGTACTGACCAGAACCACCAGACTGCTTCTTGTGGGTGTAGCTGTCTTCGATCGCCTGAGTGATAGTCTCACGGTAAGATACCTGAGGCTCACCTACTTCCAGCTCAACGCCGTAAGTACGCTTCAGGATGTCTACTTTAATATCCAGGTGCAGTTCACCCATACCTTTCAGGATGGTTTCACCGGAATCTTCGTCAGTTTCAACGCGGAAAGATGGATCTTCAGCAACCAGTTTACCAATCGCAACACCCATCTTATCAACAGCGCCTTTGTCTTTCGGCTTAACGGCGATAGAGATTACTGGCTCTGGGAATACCATGGCTTCCAGAGTACATTCGTGCTTAGGATCACACAGAGTGTGGCCAGTCTGTACGTTCTTCATACCAACAACAGCAACGATGTCACCCGCTTGTGCAGAAGTCAGCTCAGACTTATCGTCTGCCTGCATTTCTACCATACGACCGATACGCTCAGTTTTGCCGGTGGCTGAGTTCAGTACGGTATCACCCTTGTTCATTACACCAGAGTAGATACGGATAAAGGTCAGGGCACCGAAACGGTCATCCATGATCTTAAACGCCAGCGCACGCAGTGGTTCATCAGCAGAAACGATCGCGTGTTCGCCGGTTTCGTTACCTT contains:
- a CDS encoding metallophosphoesterase, with the translated sequence MKPLNLFVSLACAASLSACSVNSCRDHQADKIQFLAFGDSGYHYDYLKTKLQKNPQTPAKFQAAKLKKWLKQYRPKKDFIAPPMYLLPGGQFAVERTGLHATAKAMTRFCQRAVCEFGIMLGDNIYPDGADGKNDDERFYKIFEQPYKSLGAGVEDFKLYAALGNHDWNTSRLGRNAQVDYAQRHDTKITMQQPGYFTFKRQQGELTAEFFVLDTNLLLKGQNVLDDQLNPDGSPKQHTELNQPESWEKPTKADSRQLQWLDDQLAASDADWKIVMGHHTVWSSGGSKFEEAKVLRRLLLPSLCEYADMYFAGHEHDLEVHLDTCQGEQGEEAKSLPLIISGAAAKQRAIHTTFQQWQKANNPTYRELWLKGMVWGFSHIQLDKTNARVDMFTTPNDESGKVVHEVSFNFGNR
- the fusA gene encoding elongation factor G translates to MTDLSKYRNIGIFAHVDAGKTTTTERILKLTGKIHKTGEVHDGESTTDFMDQEAERGITIQSAAVTCEWAGHRLNVIDTPGHVDFTVEVYRSLKVLDGGVGVFCGSGGVEPQSETNWRYANESEVSRIIFVNKLDRLGANFYRVVDQVKKVLGANPLVMVLPIGEEDEFVGVVDLLSRQAFVWDDTGLPENYEIKEVPEDMKDDVEMYREQLIETALEQDEDLMMAYLEEGEEPSMDDIKRCIREGTRKLDFFPTYCGSAFKNKGVQLVLNAVVDYLPSPTEVDPQPLTDEEGNETGEHAIVSADEPLRALAFKIMDDRFGALTFIRIYSGVMNKGDTVLNSATGKTERIGRMVEMQADDKSELTSAQAGDIVAVVGMKNVQTGHTLCDPKHECTLEAMVFPEPVISIAVKPKDKGAVDKMGVAIGKLVAEDPSFRVETDEDSGETILKGMGELHLDIKVDILKRTYGVELEVGEPQVSYRETITQAIEDSYTHKKQSGGSGQYGKIDYTMKPGEPGSGFVFSTSVVGGNVPKEFFPAIEKGFKAMMAEGPLAGFPVLDVEIDVNDGGYHAVDSSAVAFEIAAKGAFRQSMPKAGAQLLEPIMKVDVFTPEDNVGDVIGDLNRRRGMIKDQEAGVTGVRIKADVPLSEMFGYIGHLRTITSGRGQFSMEFSHYMPCPMNIAETVMAEAKAAKEAK